A stretch of the Corylus avellana chromosome ca6, CavTom2PMs-1.0 genome encodes the following:
- the LOC132185617 gene encoding conserved oligomeric Golgi complex subunit 3-like: MAKPLKDQAFATPDKVAELVQKVSAAIQQELPPVMAKMKLYLQNPSTRTILFKPIKTNIVEAHVQVQSMLKAEYSPKEIQNIINMVSIQDLQAQLDNLL; the protein is encoded by the exons ATGGCCAAACCGCTTAAGGATCAAGCTTTTGCTACTCCAGATAAGGTGGCTGAACTTGTTCAGAAG GTAAGCGCTGCTATACAGCAAGAGTTGCCGCCAGTTATGGCAAAGATGAAGCTTTATCTGCAGAACCCATCAACACGAACAATACTTTTCAAACCAATAAA GACAAACATCGTGGAAGCCCATGTACAGGTACAATCCATGTTAAAAGCAGAATACTCCCCTAAAGAGATACAAAACATCATCAATATGGTGTCTATACAGGATCTGCAAGCACAACTTGATAATCTCCTGTAA